In one Gossypium hirsutum isolate 1008001.06 chromosome D09, Gossypium_hirsutum_v2.1, whole genome shotgun sequence genomic region, the following are encoded:
- the LOC107891874 gene encoding bifunctional 3-dehydroquinate dehydratase/shikimate dehydrogenase, chloroplastic, whose product MDTVNPLLVSSASGLKMDVNGGEMRKNPTLICAPLMADSIDKMVTLMANAKATTADLVEIRLDSLKNFNPFEDLNVLIKQSPLPTLFTYRPVWEGGQYDGDEKKRLDVLRLAMELGADYIDVELKVAHEFIKSIGGKKPEKIKVIVSSHNYQSTPSVVELGNLVVKIQSTGADIVKIATTAIDITDVARIFQITVHSQVPIIGLVMGERGLISRILCTKFGGYLTFGTLEGGVVSAPGQPTINDLLNLYNFRQLGPDTKVYGIIGKPVGHSKSPMLYNEAFKSAGFNGVFVHLLVDDLEMFLRTYSSTDFAGFSCTIPHKETAVKCCDEVDPVAKSIGAVNCIIRRQTDGKFFGCNTDYIGAISAIEDGLQAGYNMSSAAGSPLAGKLFVVIGAGGAGKALAYGAKQKGARVVIANRTYERARELADVIGGDALSLDDLARFHPEDGMILANTTSIGMQPNIDQTPMPKDALKYYSLVFDAVYTPKITRLLREAKETGATIVSGLEMFIGQAYEQFERFTGLPAPKEQFRRTMSKY is encoded by the exons CTTGTTTCATCAGCTTCTGGTTTGAAAATGGATGTGAATGGAGGTGAAATGAGGAAGAATCCCACACTGATTTGTGCTCCATTAATGGCGGATTCCATTGATAAGATGGTGACTCTCATGGCTAATGCTAAAGCTACGACTGCTGATCTTGTGGAAATTAGATTGGATAGTCTCAAGAATTTCAACCCTTTTGAAGACCTCAATGTTTTAATCAAACAAAGCCCTTTGCCTACACTCTTCACTTAcag ACCAGTATGGGAAGGTGGCCAGTATGATGGTGATGAGAAAAAGAGATTAGATGTTCTTCGATTAGCCATGGAGTTAGGGGCTGATTACATTGATGTTGAGCTTAAG GTTGCTCATGAATTCATAAAATCCATTGGTGGAAAGAAGCCTGAAAAGATCAAAGTTATAGTTTCTTCTCACAATTATCAGAGCACTCCATCTGTTGTGGAGCTCGGAAACCTTGTTGTGAAAATACAATCAACTGGAGCCGATATAGTGAAGATTGCGACAACGGCCATTGACATCACTGATGTCGCACGAATTTTTCAGATAACCGTGCATTCTCAA GTACCTATAATCGGACTTGTTATGGGCGAAAGGGGGTTGATTTCACGGATTCTCTGCACAAAATTCGGTGGCTATCTTACTTTCGGAACTCTCGAGGGTGGAGTTGTTTCAGCTCCTGGTCAACCGACTATCAATGATCTATTGAATCTATACAATTTCAGGCAGTTAGGTCCCGATACAAAAGTGTATGGGATTATTGGGAAGCCTGTTGGTCATAGCAAATCACCTATGCTCTACAATGAAGCATTCAAATCAGCTGGTTTCAATGGGGTCTTTGTTCACTTGTTAGTAGATGACTTAGAAATGTTTCTCCGAACTTACTCATCGACCGATTTTGCTGGATTCAG CTGTACAATTCCTCACAAGGAGACTGCAGTGAAGTGCTGTGACGAGGTAGATCCGGTTGCAAAG TCCATTGGAGCTGTTAATTGCATTATAAGGAGACAGACCGACGGGAAGTTTTTTGGTTGTAACACGGATTATATCGGTGCTATTTCAGCCATCGAGGATGGATTACAAG CTGGATATAACATGAGCAGTGCAGCCGGATCGCCATTGGCCGGTAAGCTGTTCGTGGTTATTGGTGCTGGTGGTGCTGGGAAGGCATTAGCTTACGGTGCAAAACAAAAAGGAGCGAGAGTTGTAATTGCCAATCGAACCTATG AACGAGCTCGAGAGCTTGCCGATGTAATTGGAGGAGATGCTTTGTCTCTTGACGATTTGGCTAGGTTCCATCCGGAGGATGGCATGATTCTTGCCAACACAACATCCATCGGAATGCAACCTAATATCGATCAAACACCGATGCCCAAg GACGCTTTGAAATACTATTCACTGGTTTTCGATGCCGTTTACACCCCTAAAATAACCCGACTCTTGAGAGAAGCCAAGGAAACCGGAGCCACTATTGTTTCCGGATTGGAGATGTTCATCGGGCAGGCCTACGAACAGTTTGAGCGATTCACTGGTTTGCCAG CACCGAAGGAGCAGTTCCGGAGAACTATGTCAAAGTACTAA